The DNA sequence ATAGGGCGAGCACGTTTTGAGGAAGCGTATTCGCCTGAGCGAGCATGGCGGTTCCAGCCTGGACGAGGATCTGACTTTTGGTGAAGTTGGTGATCTCCTGTGCGAAGTCAGCATCTCTGATGGTGGACTCAGAAGCCTGGATGTTCTGAGCGATGTTGTCCAGGTTAGAGATCGTGAAGTTGA is a window from the Candidatus Poribacteria bacterium genome containing:
- a CDS encoding flagellin FliC, which encodes NFTISNLDNIAQNIQASESTIRDADFAQEITNFTKSQILVQAGTAMLAQANTLPQNVLALLGR